From Mya arenaria isolate MELC-2E11 chromosome 12, ASM2691426v1, the proteins below share one genomic window:
- the LOC128212556 gene encoding decapping and exoribonuclease protein-like: MTNKRDENEKLKLDKILEWIKLHGRNMQTYFICNRGLLKRLLHTPYVKKQTWKFAVTLHKGTYYFCEYHTGQKLAFIKQMTGGSNQEMCAWCFKFKQYLTASSTDSVPNPDMQYNNCEAFYTVVKSQVGSRTLVYCGEVDAVPVNPDGSKGDHYVEFKTTKYSALQRESFKRFKLLKWWTQSVLAGVPEIVCGIRDAGIVSKLQTYKTQDIPRIAGDIPSPRKPNVCFNFLDQLLTFIKSNVTEDNPRLVHLLEFSGSDATCTRLPLDSEYAFLHRWYTH; this comes from the exons aaacatGCAAACCTACTTCATATGCAACAGGGGTTTGTTGAAAAGGTTACTTCATACTCCGTACGTGAAAAAACAAACCTGGAAGTTCGCCGTGACTCTTCACAAAGGAACTTACTATTTCTGTGAATACCACACCGGCCAGAAACtggcatttataaaacaaatgactgGAGGGAGTAACCAAGAGATGTGTGCGTGGTGCTTCAAGTTTAAGCAGTATCTCACCGCAA GTTCTACAGATTCCGTACCAAATCCAGACATGCAATATAACAACTGTGAAGCTTTCTATACTGTTGTGAAATCCCAGGTCGGCAGCCGCACACTAG TATACTGTGGCGAGGTCGATGCTGTACCTGTAAATCCAGATGGGTCTAAAGGGGATCACTATGTTGAGTTCAAAACCACCAAATATTCCGCATTGCAGAGAGAAAGTTTCAAAAG GTTCAAGCTTCTTAAGTGGTGGACACAAAGTGTTCTTGCGGGTGTTCCCGAGATTGTCTGTGGGATCCGTGATGCTGGAATTGTTAGCAAGCTACAAACATACAAAACGCAAGATATACCAAGAATAGCCGGA GACATCCCTAGTCCACGGAAGCCCAATGTTTGTTTCAACTTTCTGGACCAGCTCCTTACCTTCATCAAATCTAATGTGACGGAAGATAATCCaag GCTCGTTCACCTGCTGGAGTTTTCAGGCAGCGATGCGACTTGTACCCGGCTTCCACTTGACTCCGAGTACGCTTTCCTGCACAGATGGTATACTCACTAG